DNA from Acidobacteriota bacterium:
GGCTTCGCTCTCGAGTCCTTCGACGTGATCGGCGGCTTCCGCACGAGGTACCGCGCGGCGGGCGGCGAGGGCACGACGCCGGACGGATTCGTCTATCCGATGCCGTACAAGCAGGGACCTCCGGTGGATGCCTCGGGAGTCACGGCCGACGGTGAGGCCTTCGCCGGGATCGCGGAGTACAAGGAACTGCTCGGCAGGGACGTGGAACAGGTGGCGCGTCACCTCGTGTCCCGGCTTCTCGTCTACTCCACCGGCGCCGAGATCGAGTTCGCGGACCGGGACGGCGTCGAGGATGTCGTGGCGAAGCTCAGCGACGACGAGTATCCGTTCAGAACGATGATCCACGAGGTCACGAAGAGCGACCTCTTCAGGACGAGGTAGTGATGAACCTGAGACAGCCATTGGACCGCCGCACGTTCCTGCGCGCCTCGGGTGTCGCTCTCGCCTTGCCGATGCTCGAGTCGATGACCCCGGGGCTGGCGCACGCAGCGGCTGGCGGGCCCCGGCGAATGGTCAACATCTGCAACACGCTCGGTCTCTACAAGGAGGCCTGGTTTCCCAAGACGGCCGGCGCCGGCTACGAGACGACCGAGTATCTGTCGCTGCTCGAGAAGCACCGGGAGAACTTCACGCTGTTCTCCGGGTTCTCGCACGAGGAGCAGACCGGCCGCCAGCCGCACAACTCCGAGATCACCTTCCTGACGGCCGCCCGGCGACCCGGTCTCGACGGTTTCCGGAACACGATCTCGATGGACCAGGTGGCCGCGAATCATCTCGGGTACACGACCCGCTTCCCGTCCGTCGTGCTCGGCACGGCGGCTCCGCAGAGTCAGTCATACACCAGGAGCGGCGCCATGGTGCCGGCCCAGACGAGCCCGGCGAACCTGTTCCGGCAGTTGTTCCTGCAGGGCACCCCGGAGGAGGTCGAGCGCGAGAAGCAGAGCCTGAACGACGGCGGCAGCATCCTCGATCGGCTCAAGTCGCAGACTTCGGCGCTGCGACGGCGGGTGAGCCTGGCCGACCAGGTGAAGCTGGACTCCTACTTCAACGCGGTGCGCACGGCCGAACTCGACCTCGCCGAGGTCAAGGCCTGGCAGCAGAAGCCGAAGCCGGTGGTCGATGTCGAGCCGCCGGTCGACATTCCGTCGCGCTCGGATCTGATCGGCCGCATCAAGCTGATGTTCCGGATGATCCCGCTGATTCTGGAGACCGACTCGTCTCGCGTCATCAGCCTGATGATCCAGGATCACGGCGTTGTGATCGACGTCCCGGGCGTCAACTTCGATCAGCACAGCCTGTCGCATCACGGCCAGGATCCGGCGAAGATCGCGCAGCTCAAGAAGATCGAGACCGAGATCGTCGAGAGTTTCGACGATCTCCTGACCGACCTGGGGGAGCGCGGTGACGGCAACGGTTCGCTGCTCGATAACACGGCGGTGCTGTTCGGCAGCAACCTTGGCAACGCGAACTCCCACGAGCCGAAGGACCTGCCGATCCTGGTCGCCGGCGGCGGCTTCAGCCACGGCCAGCACATCGTCCACGAGGGCGGGCACAACGCGCCGCTCTGCAACCTGTACGTGACCTTGTTGCAGTCGATGGGCGTCGAGACGGACTCCTTCGGTCAGAGTTCCGGCACGCTGACCTGGGCCTAGCTCTGATCTACCGCTCCCAGCAGATCCGTGGTGAACGAGGAAAGCGCGGTAAGTTCACCGCATTGGGCCGGGTTGTTCACCGCCAAACCGTCGGAGACGTCGATCTGCGAACCGGCGCTCTCGAGAACTCCTAACGGGCCGATCTCGCCCGTCGTAGGCGCTCGACCTCTGCGGTCTCGAGTCCGGCGAGGTCGGCTGCGGCGCGCTGCACCTTGAGCACGGCTTCGACGATGTCGTCGACGTCGGTCTCCGTGCCGAGCAGGACTTGGTGGGGCAACCAGACGGACTCGCGGTACGCGGCGCGCTCGGCGTTCGGGCAGTCTGCTGTCGGCGCGTTCACCAGAGCCGCGCTCCACGTCGGGTAGCGGTCCGGGTCGGGGCGAAGAAGTTCGCTCATGGGCAGCGACTCGTAGAAGCGCCCGTCGGCCGGAACGCCTTCGGCCTGAAGGGCCGCGACGAAGACGTCGCGGTCGATGCCGCTGAAGGCGTTGCTGTCGAAACGGAACACAAACTGGTAGATGGCCTGGGTCGTCACGCGAGAGTCGATGCCGAGATTCGTGAGCCCGTCGATGTCCTCGATCGCCGCGCGCAGACGCTGGGCGTTGGCGGCGCGGACCTCGTGCTGGTGGTCGAGCCGCTCGAGCTGCACTTCCAGGATCGCCGCCTGCAGATCGGTCATCCGGTAGTTGTGGCCGATCACCGCGGCGGGCTCCGCGGCTCCAGAACGCTGACGGCCGCAGTTCACCAAGGCGTGGAGGCCGTCGAGCACCGCGTCGTCAGACGTGGTCACGATGCCACCCTCGCCCGCGGTCATCAGCTTCGAGGTCTGGAAGCTGAAGGAGCCGGCATCGCCCCAGGAGCCGACGCCGCGCCCGCGCCAGCGGGCGCCGTGGGCGTGGGCGCAGTCCTCGAGCACGGCCAGTCCGTGCTTCTCGGCGAGCGACGCGATCGCATCGAGGTCGGCGATCGTCATCGCCAGATGCACCGGCACGATCGCCTGGGTGCGCTCCGTGACCAGGTTCGCGGCCGACTCGACATCGATGCACCAGGTCTCCTGGTCGATGTCGGCGAACACCGGCACGCAGCCCGCGAACAGGGCGGCCGAGGCGGTCGCCTCGAAGGTGTAGGCCGGCACGATGACCTCGGCGCCCGGTTCAACGCCCATCGCCTGGAGCGCGACTTCGAGCGAGACCGTACCGTTCGCCACGCACAGGGCGTGTTCGCTGTCGTGGCGTTCGGCGAAGGCGGCGGCGAAGGCGGCCGAGCGCTCGTTCGGCAGCGGGAAGCCGCCCCAGTCGCCGTCCCGGAGCGCCTCGATCAGGGCCCGCTCCTCATCCGCGCCGCGAGCCGGCCATTGGGGCCACGCCTCGGCGCGGACCGGAGTGCCGCCGAGCAGGGCGAGCTTGGTGGAGGATCCGCGGCCGGCCACGCGGCGACGCTACCAGCGCGCGAAGGAGGTCTGCGTGCCGTGCCTGGTCACGGAGTCGCTGGCGTAGCGGACGCCGAAGGCCGCGGCCTCGTGGCTACCGGAGGTGGCAAGCATGGCGGCGGCGAAGGCGCCGTTGAAGGCGTCGCCGGCACCGGTCGTGTCGACCGCGTCGACCTGCGGCGCGGGGATCAACTCCGCCGGCGACCCCGGCTTCGCGACCAGGACTCCGGCCGGGCCCAGGGTCAGGATCGCGCCGCGGTAGCCGAGCCTGAGCAACTCGGCCGCGGCGTCGGCGGCGCTGCCGGCGTCGATCCGCTCACCGGTCCGGCCCAACAGCACCGCGCACTCCACTTCGTTCGGTGTGATCCAGTCGATGTGCCGGGGATCGAGTCCCGGGTCGCTCGCCTCGTCGATGGGCGCCGGGTTCCAGATCACCGGTACGCCCGCGCCGTGAGCGCGTTCGACGGCGCTCCGGACACCGTCTGCCGGGGTTTCGTTCTGGATCAGGAGCAGCCCCGCTTCCTCGATCGGCGTCGCGGCCAGCGCGTCCGCAGTCAGCCGGCTGTTCGCCCCTGGCGAGTTCATGATCCGGTTGTCGCCGGTGCCGGCCTCGACCCAGACGGCTGAGAGACCGGTGTGGCAGTCGTCGAGGACGAGAAGGTAGCGGGTGTCGAGTTCGTCTTCTTCAAAGACGCGCCGTTGGGCTGCGGCGTGGGCGTCGTTGCCGACCGCGCCGCCGAAGAGAACGGGCGGTGCGGCGTTGCCGAGGTGGCCGCGGCAACGCACGGCGGCCACCGCCTGGTTCGCGCCCTTGCCGCCGCAGGACTCGAACAGCTCGGTGCCGGAGATCGTCTCGCCGGCCTGGGGCAGGCGAGCATGCCGGAAGATCAGGTCGTAGTTGACCGAGCCGATGACGAGCAGGGGGCCGGCCAAGAGTTCAGCCCGTGTCCCAGCGCAGGCGCGTGGCGCCGATCGAAAAGGCGACGACTCCGATGGCCACCAGCACGGCGCAGGGCAATAGCATCTCGCTCAGCGTGAAGCCGCGCCAGATCGCGCCCTCGTACGCCATCAGCGTCCACTTCATCGGGCTGACGTTGCCGAGGGTCTGCATCCACTCCGGCATCAGGAACAAGGGCACCATGCCGCCGCCGAGCATGGTGAAGGGAAGCGCGATGCCCCATCCGACTCCGGCGGCCGCCTGCTCCGTGCGACCGATGACGCTGAGCACCATCATGATTCCGCAGAAGCAGATCGAGCCGCAGAGAAGGGCCAGAGCGAGAAGTGGATAGGAAGTGGGCGTCACGTCGAACACGGTGATACCGAGCGTGATCAGGGCGGAGCTCGTGAACAGGGTTGCGCCGAGGCAGGCCAGTCCCTTGGCGGCCAGGAGTTGACGGGCCGTGATCGGTGCCACCAGCAGCCGCATCAGCGTGCCGCGGCTCCGCTCGATCGCGATCGACATGCTGAAGGACACGGAACCGCCGATCAGGGTCCAGAGCATGGCCTGCGCGAAGGAGGTGGCGTAGGAGTTGGTGGGTCCACGTCTCTGCGCCTGGACCTGGGTCTGTTCGATCTCGAGTGGAGGGCCGAATCCGCCGGTCGCGCCCGTCGTGACCGAGTCCAGCCCCGCTTCGTCGATCAGCACCGGAATGCGGGGGATCTGGTCGAGAACGTTCAGGAGGTCGTCGCGGGCCTCCGAGGGAGGGCTGAACTGCTCGATCAGGCGCCGGTTCTGCTCGTTGGTTACGGACATGCGGGAGGGATCGCTCATGAACGCCTGCAGTTCGGCTCCGGCCGCTTCGAGCAGGACGCCGCGGACCATCCCGGCAGCGGCGAACTGCGTTGGATCGACGCTCATCTCGACTTCGGGTGTCGCCACGAAGGGATTGTCCAGGGCGGCCCCGAAGCCGGGCCTCAAGGTGACCAGGACGGCGGTCTGGCCCCGGCGCACCTGCTCCAGCGCCTGGTCGCCTGGAATCCGCTCGATGGCGAGTCCGCCGGCGGCCTCGAGCCTCCCGACGAAGCGCGCTGAACCGGCGGTCCTGTCCGCGTCGACCAGGGCGATCGGAATACTCGCCGGTCCGCGGCTCAGGCCGGCGAACATGGCGCCGAAGAAGATCGCCATCATCAACGGGAAGAAGATCGTGAAGAAGAAGCCCAGCTTGTCCCGGAAGAGGATGTGGATGTCCTTCGCGGCCATTGCGACGATCTTGTTCACGGTGTTCTCCCTGGCGGCTCTAGTCCCGCAGCGCTCTGCCGGTGAGATTGAGGAAGACTGTTTCCAAATCCGGCGGCAGGTACTGGAAGTGGTCCACCGCCTGCCGGGCCTGGAGTTCGGCGAGCGTTGCGAGCGGATCGGTCGTCTCGTGGCGTGACTCGCCGTCGCCGGTCCGGACCTCCAGGTTGCCGGGACCGCCATGGGCCGCGATCAGTGCCGGCACCGTGTCGAGTGCCATCAGCCGGCCGTGATCGATGATTGCGACCCGGTCGCAGAGACGCTGGGCCTCTTCCATGTAGTGGGTGGTGTAGACGACCTGCTTGCCTCCGTCCCTGAGCTGTTCGACGCGCTCGAAGATCGCGTTCCTCGATTGGGGATCGACGCCGACCGTCGGCTCGTCGAGGAGCACGAGCTCCGGGTCGTGGATGATCGCGACCGCCAGGTTGAGTCGCCGCTGCATGCCGCCGGAGTACTTGGATACGACTTTCTTCCCGACGTCCGTCAGATCGGCGAAGTCGAGGCAGGCGGCGACGCGTTCTTCCAGGTCGGTTCCCCGGAGACCGTGCAGGCGGCCGAAGAAGCGCAGGTTGTCGGCGCCGCTGATCTGCTCATAGAGGGCGATCGACTGCGGGGCCAGACCCAGGGACCTGCGGTTCTCCGCGTCGCGCGGGTTCCGGTCGAAGGCCTCGTCCGCGAAACGGACCACCCCTTCGTCCGGTTCGAGCAGACCGACCGCCATGTTGATCGCCGTCGTCTTGCCGGCGCCGTTGGGCCCAAGCAGCCCGAACACTTCGCCGGCCTCGAGTTCGAAGGACAGGTCGTCGACCGCGCGCAGGTCGCCGAAGCACTTGCTGACATGGTCGAACACGAGCATGACGTCGTCAGCTTCCTGTTACGGAAGGCTGCGTTGCTTGTTGCGGCCGGGTCACGATTGGCGTGACCGCGGCGAAAGGCATCCGCGGTCAGATGGCGAGCGTATCGCCCGGCGCCATGACCTTGACTTCGACGCCGGCTGGCGCGAAGTCGGCAGGGTCCTGCGCGATCGGCGGCCAGGTTCCGTAGTGGATCGGGATCGCTACCGGCGCGCCGATCAGTTCGGCTGCCTTCGTTGCCAGTTCCGGACCCATCGTGAAGCGGTCGCCGATCGGTACGCAGGCGGCGTCCGGCCTGTAGATCTCGCCGATCAGCTTCATGTCGCCGAAGAGCCCCGTGTCGCCGCAGTGGTAGACCGTCTTGCCGCCCATGTGAACGACCAGGCCGCAGGGCATCCCCATGTACTGCCCTTCGAAGGACGAGGAGTGAAAGGCGTGGGTGAAGGCGACCCAGCCGAACGGCGCCTCGATCCTGCCGCCGGGGTTGCCGGGGTTCACGTTGTCGTGCCCCTGCTCCTGCAGGTAGTTGCACATCTCGAACGCGGCGATCACGTTCGCGTTGTTGGCCTGGGCGATGGCCAAGGTGTCGCCGAAGTGGTCCGCGTGGCCGTGGGTGAGGGCGATGGCGTCGCACCTGACGTCGCCGGCCGCCATCGTCGCTACCGGATTGCCGGTGAGGAAGGGGTCGATGGCCAGAGTGTGCTCCCCGTCGCTCATCAGGAAGCCGGAATGGCCGAGGAAGGTGAGTTCGAGCGTCATGGCGTGGTTCCTCCCTTGGGGGGCGGCGTTCGTTGGACGGGCGGTCGCTCTACTCCGCCTGTTCGGCGGGTAGATGGACGACCAGGCCGTCCAGTTCCTCGGTCACTCGGATCTGGCAGCTCAGGCGGCTCGTGGGGCGCACGTCGATGCCGTACTCGAGCGTGAACTCTTCCTCCTCGTGGCGGGGACCGACCGCCTTGACCCAGGCTTCGTCGATGTAGACGTGGCAGGTGCTGCAGGAGCAGTTGCCGCCGCAGGCCGCGACGATGCCGTCGATGTCATTGTCGACCGCGCTTTCCATGACGGAGTCTCCGACCGGCGCGTCGACCACGCGCGAGCCGCCGTCCTGGTCGATGTAGGTGATCTTCGGCATCTGGCCCGTCCGCGTCGTTGATGGGCGGAGGCAACTGCCGCCGCCGACGGATCGGGAGTCTATTCGACCGGCCGGTCGTTCGGGGGGCCTCGATCGCGGCGGCGACTCAGTCGACGAAGCGCTGGGCGATCCAGCTTCCAATCAGATCGAGAACCTCGGGCGCCATCGTCTCCTCGATCTGGGCGTACTCGTTGGGTGATCCACTGCCGGCGGTCTGGAACAGGTGGTTCATCTCCGGAAAGCGGCGCACGGTGATGTCCCGGTTGCCGGAGCCGGCGAACGCGGTTTCCATGGCGGACTGGTTCTGATCGGCGTCTACCTGGGTGTCCTTGCCGCCGAACAGGGCGAGCGTCGGCACGGCGAGCCCTCCCAGGGCGGGCTGCGGGTCGTAGCGGATGAAGAACCGGAACCAGGGACTGAGGTTCGTTTCGACTGCGGCCGACAGGGCAGTTTCCAGGTCCTCGCCGCTGAGTTGGGCGGTCTCGGGCGAGGCCGCCATCTGCTCTTCCGCGACCTGTCGCAGAGCGGCTTCCGCCTCGGCGCGAGGCATGTCGGAGGCGATGATCTGAAGTCCCTTGTCCTGAAGGGCGGCGAGTTCCTCGATCATCTCCGCCGGGGCGCCGTCCGCCGCCGCGATTCTCCGGAGCTGCTGGCGCAGCAGGTCGCCGCCGGGCACCCCCGGTCCGGCCAGCAGGACGGCGTACGCGATCGTGCCGGGCTCGACCCGGTTGAGCGCCAGCGGGGCCACGAGACCGCCCTCGGAGATGCCGATCAAGCCGACGCGCTCCGGGTCGATCCGGTCGTGACCGCGCAGGAAACGCACGCCGAAGAGAACGTCGTTCGCCTTGTCCCGGGATGTCGACTGCCAGGTGCTGCCGGTTGAACCGCCGATGCCGCGGTCGTCGACCCGCAGGACGGCGATGCCGAGCCGGGTCAGGTGATCCGCGAGCACGAGGAAGGGCTTGTGGCCGGCGAGTTCGAGATCGCGGTTCAGGGCGCCGCTGCCGCTGATCAGCAGCGCGGCCGGGACCTCTTCGTCGCCCGGCGGCAGGGTGAGGGTGCCGGCGATCTTCACGTCCCGGGCTGTGTACTCGACTTCCTCGGCGTCGTACGGGAAGGGCGGCTCCGGCTCCTGCGGACGCGACGGCGCCTTGACCTCGACCGCTTCCCGCCCCAGTCTGAACGGGAGCCGGGCCGGGCCCTGGCTGAACTCTCCCGTGATCTCGCCGGCGGCCAGCGTGCCTTCGAAGGTCGGCTCGCCGGGTACGCCTTGCATCGTGAAACGGACCGCGCCGCTGTCAGTGTCCACGCTGACGTCCGACAGCGGCAAGCCGTCGGCGCCCTGGGCGGGGATGTCGATGGTCCCCGACCATGCGCCGTCGGTCTCCGCCAGGTCCACCATGACGACGAGCGCCTGGCCAGGAGTCTCGATCGAACCTTCCCAGTGGCCCGCGGCGTCGACGGTCTGGGCCGCGAGCGGCATCACGGTAGCCAGCACTGACGTGAGTGCGACGGGGACGGCCGTCTCTACGATCCGGCAGATTCGGACTGCGATCATGGGGCGCTCCTTTTCGGTTCTCGGAATCGTAGACGCGCTCGAAGCACTTCAGGTTGCAAGTCGCGTACGTGCTAGTGCGACTCTTCGATCCGATACAGATGCGTGCCGGTGCGGACGAGGAAGGCGCCGTCCGAGACGGCGATGGAGGCAAGGGTCGAGCCGTCGATTTCGTTGCGGGCCAGCTGCTCGAACTCGGGGCCGGGTTCGATGACCGTAGTGACCCCTTCCTCGTTCTGGAAGTAGATCCGGCCTCCGGCGAAGACCGGTGAAGCGGAGTGGTTGCCGCCGAGCCGCTGTTGCCAGTGGATGTCGCCGGTCAAGGCGTCGATGCAGGTGGCGATGCCGGAGTCGGTCACGGTGTAGAGCTCATCGCCGACCAGAATCGGCGACACCGTCAGCGGGGCGCCGCGGCGGAGGCGCCACGCGACCTCCGAGTCCGTCACGTCCCCTTTGCCGGTCGGGCGGACCGCGAGCAGCACGGGTTCGTTGAAGCCGGTCGACAGGTAGACGAGGCCGTGGCCGTGGACCGGCCGGGAGACGTTGGAGAAGCCGCCCGGATACTCGACTTGCCAGATCTCACGGCCGGTCGCCGGCTCGTGCGCCGAGGCGCGGAAAGCGCTGACGTTGACGATCTGCGGTGTGTCCCCCACCTCGATCGCGAGCGGCGTGGAGTAGGCCTGCGAGATCGGCGAAGGCCTCACGGATCGCCAGCGCTCCTCGCCGGTCTCGGCGTCTACCGCGACCAGGAAAGCGGTGTCGTAGCCGTCGATGCTGACGATGAGCAGCCCGTCGTGGAGGATCGGCGAGCCGCCGTTTCCGTGTTGCGACGTGTAGGGAAAGCGGGTTCGCCAGAGCACTCCGTCTCTCCGCTCGCCGGCGACGGCGACTGCCGCCGTGCCCCGGGGGCCGAAGTGGACGTAAACGCGTTCGCCATCCGGATCGATGACCGGCGTGGGAGAGGCGAAGCTGTTCTTCTGGTTGAGGAGCGTCGTGTCGGGAATCGCGAACACCTCGACGTCCATCGCGGTGGCGCCGCGGGCCACGTCGTACGCGAGCAGTCGCAGCGATGTTCCGGCGTCGCGATCGGTCACCGCCGTTGTCAGCCAGGCCCGACCGCCACCGATCACCGGCGACGACCAGCCGCGGCCCGGGACCGGCACTTTCCAGGCGATATTCTTCGTCTCGCTCCAGGTCAGAGGCACCGACTCGTCCGGCGCGTGCCCCTGCCCGGTCGGTCCCCGGAACTGCGGCCAGTCACCGGCGTAAGCGGAGGCAACCGCGGACAGGGCCAGTGCCGTACCGAGCGCCGTTCGGACGCTCAGCGCAGGTTTTCCGCGAGCGCTTTGCATTCCTTCCATCGAAAGCACGTCGTCGTGTGGTCGTTCACCATGCCCACGGCCTGCATGAAGGCATAGCAGATCGTCGGACCAACGAAGCGGAATCCGAGCTTCTTGAGCGCCTTGCTCATCGCCTCGGAGGCCGGGGTCGCCGCGGGAACGTCCTCGAGCCGGCGCCAGGCGTTGATGACGGGCTTGCCGCCGGTGAAGTCCCACAGGAAGTCCGAGAACTGCACGCCCGATTCGCGGAGGTCCAGCCACACGCGTGCATTCGAGATCGCCGCGTTCACCTTGAGGCGGTTGCGCACGATGCCGGGATCCTGCAGGAGCGACGCGACCTTCTTCTCGTCGTAGCGCGCGACGCGCTCCGGATCGAACTCGTCGAACGCGCGCCGGTACCCTTCACGCTTCCTGAGGATCGTGTACCAGCTCAGCCCGGCCTGGGCGCCCTCCAGCACCAGCATCTCGAAGAGCCGGCGGTCGTCGTGAAGCGGAACGCCCCACTCCTCGTCGTGGTAAGCGATGTAGAGCGGGTCGTCGTTGACCCAGTCGCAGCGTGTACGCCCCGACACTACGGGTAGTAACCGCGAATCGTTCGCGCCCTCGCGCCCCTCTCGTCGATCACGACTTCGACCCGGCGGAAGGCATCGGAGGGCGCCGTGCTCGAGGACTGGTAGGCGAGGAAGTACTTCGAGCGCAGTTCAAGGCCGATCTGGTCGTACACGGCGGCGAGTTCGCTCGTGTTCTCCACGAAGAAGGCGCGGCCGCCGGTCTCCAGCGCCAGCTGTTCCAGCACCTTCTTCGGGCTCTCCTTCGCCTTCCTGGGGAGGGCCAGGCCGATCGCGTAGATGGCGGCTTCCGAGCGGCGGGCGTACTCCAGGGCGTCGTCGAGGTCGTAGCGGCTGTGTTCGTCGACGCCGTCCGAGAGCAGTAGCACGGCGCGCTGGCCGGGCAGCCCGTTCAGGTGGTACAGGGTGAAGATGAGGCTGTCGTAGAGCGCCGTGCCGCGCTCGGCGCGAAGCCCCATCAGGCCCTTGGCGAACTCGATCCGGTCGCGGGTGAAGGGCGAAGCGAGGTGCGGCCGGTCGTTGAAGGTCACGATGGAGAGTTCGTCGCGTTCGGTGATCACCTGCTGGAAGAAGTCGGCGGCGGCCTTGACCGACTCGGCGAGGCGTTCCTCCATCGAGGCCGAGACGTCGAGCAGGATGGTCCCCACGAGCGGCGTGTCGTCGACCCGTTCGAATCGGAGGATCTCCTGGGGCACGCCGTCTTCCAGCACCTGGAAAGCGCCCTGGCCGAGGTCGAGCAGTGGCCGGCGGTCGCGGTCGTCGACCGTTGTGTAGAGCTCGACGAAGTCGACCTGGACTTCTTCGAGGGTCGCCGGTCCGTTGATGATCGCCGTGTCCTCGACGAAGGCCGCCGGCCCTTCGGCGTCGAGCAGCTTGCCGACGATCCGGATGATCGTGAGCTCCCGTCCGCCGGGCAGTTCGATGGGGACGCTGAAGGGCTCCTCGTAGAGCGTGGCCACCTGGTCGGCGTTGCGGAAGACCTGGAGCTCCTCCAGGCTGCGGCCCTCGGGTACGGTGACCTGCGCTCGCATGCGAAGGCTGTTGCTGTAGTCATTGCCGGGGATCGGTTCGATGATCCGGACGTCGAAGCGGTGAGGAGAACCGTTGATCAGGTAGGAGTCGCTGGCGATCTGGCTGCGTTCGACGTCGTAGGCGATCGCGCGCAGCATCTGGCTGCGGGGAAGTTCGCCGAGCCGCACGTCGACGCTGTAGGGCGCCCGCCTGGTCGTGAACAGGTCCTTGTCGTCGAGCGTGAAGCGCACCCTGTCGACCGGGCCGGTGACCGCCGTGTCGAAGCGCAGGTAGCCGGAGACGAGTTCGCCACCCGGCGGGATGATCCGGATCGTCGGCTCGCCGGAGGCCAGCGAACGGTTCGCCTCGGCGAAGATCGGCTCCAGGTCGGCCTCCGTCCAGCCCGCGGCCGCTTCGACCCTCGGCACCTCGAGCGGTTCGGCGTGGCGCCATACCGCGTCGCCGTTCAGGTCGTCGACGCGCAGGATCAGCTTGTACTCGCCGGGGCGCAGATAGCGCTGGGCGACGAGCGGCATGGCCGGCTGCGTTTCACCGGTGGCCTCGCCGCCTTCGACCGGGAACTCGAACCGGTAGCGGAAGCTCTCGAACAGGCGGTCGGCGCCGGTGTCCGTGTCCGCCCGCAGGACCTCCCCGATCAGCTCGAAGGCGTAGGAGCGG
Protein-coding regions in this window:
- a CDS encoding ABC transporter ATP-binding protein — its product is MLVFDHVSKCFGDLRAVDDLSFELEAGEVFGLLGPNGAGKTTAINMAVGLLEPDEGVVRFADEAFDRNPRDAENRRSLGLAPQSIALYEQISGADNLRFFGRLHGLRGTDLEERVAACLDFADLTDVGKKVVSKYSGGMQRRLNLAVAIIHDPELVLLDEPTVGVDPQSRNAIFERVEQLRDGGKQVVYTTHYMEEAQRLCDRVAIIDHGRLMALDTVPALIAAHGGPGNLEVRTGDGESRHETTDPLATLAELQARQAVDHFQYLPPDLETVFLNLTGRALRD
- a CDS encoding 2Fe-2S iron-sulfur cluster-binding protein, whose protein sequence is MPKITYIDQDGGSRVVDAPVGDSVMESAVDNDIDGIVAACGGNCSCSTCHVYIDEAWVKAVGPRHEEEEFTLEYGIDVRPTSRLSCQIRVTEELDGLVVHLPAEQAE
- a CDS encoding ABC transporter permease, which gives rise to MNKIVAMAAKDIHILFRDKLGFFFTIFFPLMMAIFFGAMFAGLSRGPASIPIALVDADRTAGSARFVGRLEAAGGLAIERIPGDQALEQVRRGQTAVLVTLRPGFGAALDNPFVATPEVEMSVDPTQFAAAGMVRGVLLEAAGAELQAFMSDPSRMSVTNEQNRRLIEQFSPPSEARDDLLNVLDQIPRIPVLIDEAGLDSVTTGATGGFGPPLEIEQTQVQAQRRGPTNSYATSFAQAMLWTLIGGSVSFSMSIAIERSRGTLMRLLVAPITARQLLAAKGLACLGATLFTSSALITLGITVFDVTPTSYPLLALALLCGSICFCGIMMVLSVIGRTEQAAAGVGWGIALPFTMLGGGMVPLFLMPEWMQTLGNVSPMKWTLMAYEGAIWRGFTLSEMLLPCAVLVAIGVVAFSIGATRLRWDTG
- a CDS encoding metal-dependent hydrolase, translating into MTLELTFLGHSGFLMSDGEHTLAIDPFLTGNPVATMAAGDVRCDAIALTHGHADHFGDTLAIAQANNANVIAAFEMCNYLQEQGHDNVNPGNPGGRIEAPFGWVAFTHAFHSSSFEGQYMGMPCGLVVHMGGKTVYHCGDTGLFGDMKLIGEIYRPDAACVPIGDRFTMGPELATKAAELIGAPVAIPIHYGTWPPIAQDPADFAPAGVEVKVMAPGDTLAI
- a CDS encoding DegT/DnrJ/EryC1/StrS family aminotransferase codes for the protein MAGRGSSTKLALLGGTPVRAEAWPQWPARGADEERALIEALRDGDWGGFPLPNERSAAFAAAFAERHDSEHALCVANGTVSLEVALQAMGVEPGAEVIVPAYTFEATASAALFAGCVPVFADIDQETWCIDVESAANLVTERTQAIVPVHLAMTIADLDAIASLAEKHGLAVLEDCAHAHGARWRGRGVGSWGDAGSFSFQTSKLMTAGEGGIVTTSDDAVLDGLHALVNCGRQRSGAAEPAAVIGHNYRMTDLQAAILEVQLERLDHQHEVRAANAQRLRAAIEDIDGLTNLGIDSRVTTQAIYQFVFRFDSNAFSGIDRDVFVAALQAEGVPADGRFYESLPMSELLRPDPDRYPTWSAALVNAPTADCPNAERAAYRESVWLPHQVLLGTETDVDDIVEAVLKVQRAAADLAGLETAEVERLRRARSAR
- a CDS encoding DUF1552 domain-containing protein translates to MNLRQPLDRRTFLRASGVALALPMLESMTPGLAHAAAGGPRRMVNICNTLGLYKEAWFPKTAGAGYETTEYLSLLEKHRENFTLFSGFSHEEQTGRQPHNSEITFLTAARRPGLDGFRNTISMDQVAANHLGYTTRFPSVVLGTAAPQSQSYTRSGAMVPAQTSPANLFRQLFLQGTPEEVEREKQSLNDGGSILDRLKSQTSALRRRVSLADQVKLDSYFNAVRTAELDLAEVKAWQQKPKPVVDVEPPVDIPSRSDLIGRIKLMFRMIPLILETDSSRVISLMIQDHGVVIDVPGVNFDQHSLSHHGQDPAKIAQLKKIETEIVESFDDLLTDLGERGDGNGSLLDNTAVLFGSNLGNANSHEPKDLPILVAGGGFSHGQHIVHEGGHNAPLCNLYVTLLQSMGVETDSFGQSSGTLTWA
- a CDS encoding alpha/beta fold hydrolase, whose product is MIAVRICRIVETAVPVALTSVLATVMPLAAQTVDAAGHWEGSIETPGQALVVMVDLAETDGAWSGTIDIPAQGADGLPLSDVSVDTDSGAVRFTMQGVPGEPTFEGTLAAGEITGEFSQGPARLPFRLGREAVEVKAPSRPQEPEPPFPYDAEEVEYTARDVKIAGTLTLPPGDEEVPAALLISGSGALNRDLELAGHKPFLVLADHLTRLGIAVLRVDDRGIGGSTGSTWQSTSRDKANDVLFGVRFLRGHDRIDPERVGLIGISEGGLVAPLALNRVEPGTIAYAVLLAGPGVPGGDLLRQQLRRIAAADGAPAEMIEELAALQDKGLQIIASDMPRAEAEAALRQVAEEQMAASPETAQLSGEDLETALSAAVETNLSPWFRFFIRYDPQPALGGLAVPTLALFGGKDTQVDADQNQSAMETAFAGSGNRDITVRRFPEMNHLFQTAGSGSPNEYAQIEETMAPEVLDLIGSWIAQRFVD
- a CDS encoding ribokinase; the protein is MAGPLLVIGSVNYDLIFRHARLPQAGETISGTELFESCGGKGANQAVAAVRCRGHLGNAAPPVLFGGAVGNDAHAAAQRRVFEEDELDTRYLLVLDDCHTGLSAVWVEAGTGDNRIMNSPGANSRLTADALAATPIEEAGLLLIQNETPADGVRSAVERAHGAGVPVIWNPAPIDEASDPGLDPRHIDWITPNEVECAVLLGRTGERIDAGSAADAAAELLRLGYRGAILTLGPAGVLVAKPGSPAELIPAPQVDAVDTTGAGDAFNGAFAAAMLATSGSHEAAAFGVRYASDSVTRHGTQTSFARW